GCGGAAACATGCAAACAGGCTCTTATGATTAACATAAGAGCCTCACTGCAGATACATACAATAGATTAAATAACGACCATAAACTGACTTAAAAAACACCTGACAAATTCACAAAAGAAATCATGATTAGTATACATTTTATTTGAAATACATACAAGGAATGGTGAAATACATCGTTTTTTCATCATTGATTTATGATATGATACACTTGCGGATTTTGTTTGGCAACAAGCTATGTAGGGATAATATACGTTTCTCAATCAGCACATTTTCTGAAAGTAGCATGTCTTACTACTCATAAGACAAGCTATATTTATAATGTTCAAATGATACAAGAGGTCTCCAATTCAGGAGACCTTTTTTACATATTTGATATCATATTCCGCTTATTTTTTTACTACTAACCTTCTATTTCACAAGATATTGCTGTAATTCCTTTATTAGAAGTTCCGCACCTTCTGGACTCAGAACAATCTTTCCATTTCCTAATGAAACATTCCTTTCTGAAATGTCGCCTGTTATCACACAAGCTTGTTGAGGTTTATATTTCTGCAAAATGATTTGATCACCTTCCACAAATATTTCCATTGGATCTTTTTCTTCAATGTCCAAAGTTCGTCTAAGTTCCATTGGAATGACAATACGCCCTAATCCATCCAAATTACGAGTAACTCCTGTTGCTTTCTTGAACTACCACCTTTGATTTGTCTTATTTTACCATGATTATCTTAACAAAAAATTCTCAATAAAGGCCTCACCATATCCAAAAAAGAAAATTGTACGTTATCAAGACCTAATATCAAAAAAACTTGTAAAAATAAGCTGTTTTGCATATTGGTCATGTACAATATGTCAAACAGCCTACTAGATAACACGCAATTCAACTAAAGCGTACGTTAATGGAAGGAATATCATTCAAACATTAAGATTTTAGGGTCTTTATCGTAACAGTGAACAAGCATAGCGTGTAATTGTCCCCGATGATGATAAACGTGTGCTAATATCTCTAACAGCCATTCATATCTTGTATAAGTCAAATCCCAATATGAAGTAGTTTGAGATAGGAGTTCTGCCTCGGATAAATTCATATATTTATTTTTTAATGATTCAAAATTGGTAAGGAAACCATCTTTTATTGAGTCTAAGGTTTTATATGCTACTCCTGAATAAAAATTTTCCATTTCTTCTTGCGTTGCTTCTTTTGAAATACGCCAATCAGCTTCACAAATCACTGCCATATGTTCTAATAGTTCCCCGATAGAATGCTTATTAGGTGTTGGTCTTTTTTGTAAATCGTCTTCCTCTAAATTGCCTATTATTTCAATTACTGTTTTTACAGCTACTTCAATTTGGTGTAATACACTTTCACAATTCATAAGTAACCTCCTTGTTAAACTCTACTGCCCTTTAGTTAGAAAAGGGAGGGAAACGGTGTTCCCTTAGATTTTTGTATAAACCTCCGCATAAACAATTTTTAACTGTTCAATTGCTATAGGATAAGCCGGATTCTTATCGGCTGTTATGACACGAGGTTTAGAAACATGCAAAGACCGCAAAGCTTTCTTAAAGAGGTGCTTTGCAGCCTGTTTGTCTCTTGTTTTACTGAGGTAAAAATCAATCGTGTTTCCTTCGGAATCCACGGCACGATACAGGTACATCCATTGCCCTTTTACTTTGATATATGTTTCATCGACTCTCCAGTCATTGGTTTGTTTGAGGTGACGTCGGATTCGTTTGTCCAATTCAGGACCATACTGATGAACCCAACGCATAATCGTTGTATGGGAAATGGATAAACCCCGTTCTTCCATCATTTCCACCAAATCACGAAAACTGAGGTTGTACCGTAGGTACCATCTTACCGTTAACAAAATAATATTAGGTTGGTAATGTTTCCACTTAAATAAATTTTGCAGTTCCATACTGATCACGTCCTTTTTTAGAATATTAGTATCAGTATGTCCAAGTTTAGGAGATTACTTGCAAGCGGCTTCGTTTTTTTGCACCAGAACCTTAAAATGTGCGTGCTACCCCATTTACAACATTAAGCTTGTTCCCACTCTTTTCTTAAAATCCCCATTTTAATTGCATCAAAATATTTACTATCTACCATTCTTGCTTGTCTTATCCTTGCTTCTTCTTTCATCCCCATTTTTTCTGCAACTTTCATCATTCTTATATTTCCTGACCAAGTTGACATTCCTAATCGATGCAACTCAGTAGATCTAAATAGAAAATCAATCCAAAGTTTATAAGCCTCCGCACCATATCCACCGTTCCAGTAATTTTTATCATAAATAACAATACCGGTTTCTAACCAATTAGTATTTTTATCTACCCAATAACAACCTACTGTCCCAATTAATTTATCTTTAACAAAAATAATTAATGTATTAGGTACATTCGGAAAAATCCAATAATCATTCTCCCAACTTTCCATAAAATCTTCTTTTGTTATTTTACGTTCAGGTATATATGGACCATTCCATTTCTTTGCTTCTTGTTCTTTTTCTTCATATTTCCAATAATATAATTCATCAAAATCTCGATAAGTTGCTTCTTTCAATACAATTTTTTGTCCAACAATTTTAATCATAATAACTAAGTTTCCTCCTAAATATCTATTTCATCCATATATTAATATTATCACAAAATTCAAAACTCCTTCCTTAACTAGGAAGCTCTATTAATATAAAAAGAAATCAAATAGCTTTAAAAGTAAACTTTTAGATATTTGTTTACATTTGATAAAGAGAGAATCAAATTCCTCCCTAACATCATCTCATCCCTTTATTAGTCCCAATCAGTTCGCTAAGAAATATGGCAAGCAATTGTTCTAGCCTGTATCCTTTCGATGGAATGGAAATGATATAATCTATCTGAGATAGTAACTCACATCAGGAGGTATATATTGTGCTAAATGAGGATTTAAAGATTATTTTGAATAAGATTGAAGCGTTGGACAATCTTGAAATTGAGCTGGAAGTTGATGACACTGAAATTGAAACTATATCTATTCACCTATTTTCAAGAGAGGAATTTGAAGAAGGACAATTAGGATACAGTGTAGATGAAGAAGATAATTCTTTAACTGGGGATAGTGAAGGTGATTGGAAAGAAACTTGGTATGTAATTGGATACGATGAAAATTTAGGAGACCCGATTTTTGTAGATATTGAAGATAAAAATTACCCTGTAATGACCGCAATGCACGGCGAGGGTGATTGGGAACCAGAAGTAATGTTTTCATCACTAAATGAGTTTTTAAAGTATGTATCAAATTAAAGGGACGAAATATCCGTCCCTTTTTGTTATTTAAACTGCTAATTTAGATGCTAAAAAGTTGTTGTTTGGGCTGAATAGACATCTGATTTTTTATCTTCCCTCCCAAAAGGGAACCCGTTAATAAACACAGGACTCTTTTTTGTTTTTATCAAATGTAAACTTTTAAATATTTGTTTACATTCAAATCCTCTAAAACATTGACTTTATACTAATTCCCCTGACATTCTCAAAATTAACCGAAAAAGTATACATTCAAAACATTATACATAAAGAGATTGAAAGACCTATAGACAATATAAATATCTCATTGAAATTAAAATACTTATACGTAAGACATAATAAATTTTATTTACTTGATTAATACTCTTCCTTTTCTTTTATGTGTTAATAAATGGTAAAAAATGATAGTATCCTATAAAATATTTTCTATACTTATGACTTAACTAAGGAGGTTGTTCTTTGCTGACATTATTAAGAATTGTATTCGGATTAATTAGTTCCTTTTTAGCTATATATAGTTTAATAACTGATACATTTGAATTCATGTCTCTTATGACCTTATTTATGGGGTTAATGTTTTTAATGTTCGGTCTTTCTGATTTAAAAGAAAATCGAAAAGCTTCAGCATATACATTTTTTTTAGCATCAGGATTTATTATATTTGTTGCAATCTATACTTTCATTTTTTTACATGCATATACATAGAAAAAAATGAAAGTTAACATAACNNNNNNNNNNNNNNNNNNNNNNNNNNNNNNNNNNNNNNNNNNNNNNNNNNNNNNNNNNNNNNNNNNNNNNNNNNNNNNNNNNNNNNNNNNNNNNNNNNNNTTTCGCATCCGTTTAAGTCAGGGGAACGTCTCTATTACACTGGGGACAAAGCAAGTTATCTGCCTGACGGTGATCTCCGGTTCCATGGTCGTATGGATGACCAAGTAAAAATTCGTGGTTTCCGGATTGAACTGGGAGAAGTTGAAGCAACTTTGCAGGCGCATTTGTCTGTAAAAGAAGTTGTTGTACTGGTAAGAGAGGATCATCCAGGAGACAAACGATTGGTAGCTTATGTAGTTGGTGAAGGAAGTGTAAATGAATGGCGGGAGCATCTGAAAACACATTTACCGAATTACATGGTTCCGGCACACTTTGTCGAGATGGCATTTTTACCACTCACACCGAATGGAAAACTCGATTTAAAAGCATTGCCTGTACCTGATGAACCATCTACTGAAAATACTGTATACCCACGAACTCCGATGGAAGAACTCATTGCATCGGTATGGAGTCAAGTGCTAGGCATAGAAAATATTGGTGTCCAGGATTCCTTCTTCGATCGAGGTGGCCACTCGTTGCTCGCTACCCAAGTTGTATCTCGGTTAAAAGAGGCATTACAAATCGAACTGTTAGTACGTGAACTGTTTGAGTATTCAACAGTAGAGGCGTTGGCGAAGCGACTGGATCAATTGCGTAAAGGAGACAAAATACGAGAAATTCCACCGCTTATGCCGATGGAACGGGGAGAAGCCATTTCGCTCTCTTATGCCCAACAGCGCCTGTGGTTCATTGACCAATTCACGCCTAATAGTACACTTTATAATATACCGATGGTATGCCGTCTTACAGGGAATTGGGTACCCAAAGCATTGGAGACGGGATGGAATCAGCTGATAGAGCGTCATGAATCTTTGCGAACGGTGTTCCATGAAATGGATGGTCATCCTGTGCAGCAGATTCAACCATATGCTTTCCGGTTCCTTCCCCAAATAGATCTAACTACGCTTTCCTCCGAAGAGAGAGAAAGCGTAATGGAAAAATGGATCCAAAACGAAGCCGAAGCGCCATTTGACTTAGGACAAGGTCCGTTGATCCGTGGGCAAATCGTGCAAATCGCAGAAGAAGAATGGATTCTTCTTTGTACCATGCATCATATTATCTCGGATGGCTGGTCGATGGAAATCTTGCTCCAAGAATGGATGGCATTCTATGAAGAAGCGGTTGGTGGAAAACCAGCAGAACTCGCACCATTACCGGTTCAATATGCCGACTTTGCCCAATGGCAAAGGGAATGGATGAAAGAAGAAGTACTTGATCAGCAGCTTGCATATTGGAAGGAAGAGCTGTCTGGCGAGTTACCAGTCTTAATGTTGCCGATGGATCGTCCTCGTTCTGCGGTGCAAACCCATCGTGGATCGACACACACTGTGTTGTTGTCACGCTCGTTACGCGACAAACTGAACGAACTTAGTCGTCAAGAAGAGTCGACGCTCTTCATGACCTTACTGGCATCGTATCAAAGCTTCCTCGCTCGTTATACAGGACAATCGGATATTCTTGTCGGAAGCCCGATTGCAAACCGGAATTATCGTGAGATTGAAGGGTTGATTGGTTTCTTCGTCAACACGTTGGTTTATCGGGCTGATCTGAGTGGCGCACCGACATTCCAAGAGTTGTTGTCTCAGGTGCGGACAAAAGCATTGAAGGCGTATGAATACCAAGATGTTCCGTTTGAAAAGATTGTAGATGTCATACAACCCGAGCGAAGTACAAGTCATTCTCCGATCTTCCAAACCATGTTTACCTTGCAAAACACGCAACAAGAGCTTCCAGAGCTTCATGGAAGAAGTTTAGAAGCGATGGAAAGTCATACTTCGATCGCCAAGTTTGATTTGAGTTTAAGCGCCGCAGAGGTGGAAGAGGGTTTATTCCTTTGTTTTAACTATAAGAATGATTTATTTGACGTTGTAACGATCAGACGTATGGCTGAGCATTTTGAAAATTGGTTGAATGAAATCGTGGAACATCCCGATAAATCACTGACGAAGTTGACGATGCTATCGGAATTAGAGAAGCAATTACTGGAAGAGTGGAATGATAATGCTGTAGCGTATCCACGTGAGAGTGTGATCCATAAACTGTTTGAAGATCAAGTGGATCGTACACCTGACACGGTGGCGGTGGTGGATGAAAATCAGCAGTTGACGTATCGAGAGCTGAATGAGAAAGCAAACCAATTGGCCCATTATCTCCAGAAATGTGGGATTGGGACCGAGTCATTGGTCGGTCTCTGCTTCCAGCGTTCAGTTGAGATGATTGTTGGTCTCATGGGGATCTTGAAAGCTGGGGCAGCCTATGTTCCATTGGATCCATCGTATCCAGAAAGTCGTCTACGATATATTCTGGAGGACACAGGGATTCAAGTATTGGTCACGAGCGAAGCATTAGTTGGTTGGATACCTGAAGAAATCGAAGCAGTTTGTTTGGATCGGGATCAAGCGATGATCTCACGAGAAAGCATTCTTTCACCAATATGTGAAGTGACAGGAGAAAATTTGGCGTATGTAATCTATACTTCGGGATCAACGGGGAATCCGAAGGGAGTGATGGTAGAGCATCACAATGTGATTCGTTTATTTAAATCAACGGAATGTTGGTATCAGTTTGATGAAAAAGATACTTGGACGCTTTTCCATTCTTATGCGTTTGACTTCTCAGTTTGGGAAATTTGGGGAGCATTGCTCTATGGAGGAAGATTGGTTGTTGTTCCTTACTGGATTAGTCGATCGCCTAAGGATTTCTATCAACTGTTAGTAAAGGAAAAGGTTACGGTTCTTAATCAGACACCATCCGCATTTCGACAATTGATACAAGTGTGTGAACAAGAAGATGAGAATAAAAACCTGCATCTGCGCTATGTCATATTTGGTGGGGAAGCACTTGATCCTACTAGCTTGCTACCGTGGTTTCAAAGGTATGGAGAGCAGAACACGCAGCTAATTAATATGTATGGAATCACAGAAACCACCGTTCATGTTACGTATTATCCAATTACTCAGGATGATGTAAAGCATTCTTCAAGAAGTAATATCGGAAAGCGGATTCCNNNNNNNNNNNNNNNNNNNNNNNNNNNNNNNNNNNNNNNNNNNNNNNNNNNNNNNNNNNNNNNNNNNNNNNNNNNNNNNNNNNNNNNNNNNNNNNNNNNNGTCCTATGTAAACTTTATATATATAGGTTATTCATAGTTTAAATAAGATGATTTTTTAATATATTTGTCGAATTATTTATTGTTGCAACATATTAATTAAAGCGAGGTTTATGAGTTATGATTCGGTTAATCGAGGAAACAGATGCAGAACCTTTTTTAGAATTATGTAGAAAGATTGATGAAGAAACGGAATTTATGTTATTTAAGGAAGGGGAGAGAACTACTACAATTGAACAACAAAAAAGTGCTATCAAAAGAATGTCTCAATCTTCTAATTCAGCTATTTTTGTTGCTGAGATTGAAGATGAATTAGTAGGATACTTGATGGCAATTGGTGGTCAACCTAAAAGAATTAGGCATAGTGTTTATATTGTTGTTGGTGTAACTCATGAAAATAGTGGAAAAGGAATTGGAACTAAGTTATTTAAAGAACTTGAAAATTGGGCAAAGACTTTTGGTGTAATCAGATTAGAGTTGACTGTAAGAGTAAATAATACATCAGCCATTTCTTTATATGAGAAATTAGGTTATGAGATTGAGGGCATAAAAAGAGGTTCTTGTGTTGTTGATGGAGATTTAGTTGATAGTTATTATATGTCTAAGATTTTAAATGTATAGGTTTTACTTCTGATAACGAATCTTATGTTATCAACGCTTACAATAAGATAACAAAATGTAGAAAAGTAAAAATTTCGTTTAGGGGGTACCCCAAGATCTTAGCTTGATGGTCATGTGGTACTACCCCTATGTGAAATGTAGTAATTATTATTGTACTTGGACACAATTCATTTACTACAGTATTAAGTATATCACTTACATCATGTATCTTTTATAAAGAAGTATGTCGAATTCAAGAATATTAGTTTTTTATATGAAAAAGAAATATATAACCTTGAAATTAAAGTCTTTGCAATTGTTCATATTTTTATTTCATATAAAACTTTCTAAATACAGATGAAATGATAAGTATAGAATCATTTCATCTGTATTACAATAACTATGAGCTTTCTTCTTTTGTTAGGTGACTATGTTTTTTCGAATAAACAAAGTATACAACTACTCCAATTGCTAACCAAACACCAAAGTACACCCATGTTGTTAACGGTAAATTTAGCATTAAGAATAAACAGCAAACAATTGAAATGATCGGCAAAATTGGTACAAGTGGTACCATAAATCCACGCTGTAATTTCGGATGTGTTTTACGAAGGATGATAACTNNNNNNNNNNNNNNNNNNNNNNNNNNNNNNNNNNNNNNNNNNNNNNNNNNNNNNNNNNNNNNNNNNNNNNNNNNNNNNNNNNNNNNNNNNNNNNNNNNNNTGCTCAAAATAACGATGCATTCTTGTTCTTATTACGTATTACTTGTTTTGAAATGTGCGATTCATTCAATCATATAAACCATCACCCATTCCATTTTCAAATGTGGAGAAATCATAGACATGACATCTAGTATTATGTTTACTTTCAACCCAAGCGACGACTCTTGAGCTGAATGATAAATACAAAATAATTTTGGGAAGCTCTTATTCCCTCTAGCCTCCGCGTCACCGAGTAACGTAATTATAATGGGCACGCTATCCCATGAAGCGTATTCTCTTTTCAAAGAACCTTCATGAGATAATCGTACCGTTGATTCCATTTGCAAAAACTCCCCAAAAAATACGCTATATCTCTGCGTTTTCTCTGCCATTTTCAAATGATTCCTAATGTAGTAGCAATCAATTTAATAGCACTTTTCTTCTTCTCATAAAAGTATGAGTTCTTCATCATCAATTCATTTTGTACGAATGCATCTTTCACTGGTTTATTATCTAAGAACTTCATAGTAATGATGTTTCTTTCATCATCATCTAGGATATTGTTTAATGCCTTTTCGATTTGTTGCACCTTCATCCTACTTGTT
This sequence is a window from Bacillus pseudomycoides DSM 12442. Protein-coding genes within it:
- a CDS encoding AbrB/MazE/SpoVT family DNA-binding domain-containing protein, whose amino-acid sequence is MDGLGRIVIPMELRRTLDIEEKDPMEIFVEGDQIILQKYKPQQACVITGDISERNVSLGNGKIVLSPEGAELLIKELQQYLVK
- a CDS encoding DinB family protein: MNCESVLHQIEVAVKTVIEIIGNLEEDDLQKRPTPNKHSIGELLEHMAVICEADWRISKEATQEEMENFYSGVAYKTLDSIKDGFLTNFESLKNKYMNLSEAELLSQTTSYWDLTYTRYEWLLEILAHVYHHRGQLHAMLVHCYDKDPKILMFE
- a CDS encoding GNAT family N-acetyltransferase; translated protein: MIKIVGQKIVLKEATYRDFDELYYWKYEEKEQEAKKWNGPYIPERKITKEDFMESWENDYWIFPNVPNTLIIFVKDKLIGTVGCYWVDKNTNWLETGIVIYDKNYWNGGYGAEAYKLWIDFLFRSTELHRLGMSTWSGNIRMMKVAEKMGMKEEARIRQARMVDSKYFDAIKMGILRKEWEQA
- a CDS encoding YczI family protein, coding for MLTLLRIVFGLISSFLAIYSLITDTFEFMSLMTLFMGLMFLMFGLSDLKENRKASAYTFFLASGFIIFVAIYTFIFLHAYT
- a CDS encoding condensation domain-containing protein, with the translated sequence SHPFKSGERLYYTGDKASYLPDGDLRFHGRMDDQVKIRGFRIELGEVEATLQAHLSVKEVVVLVREDHPGDKRLVAYVVGEGSVNEWREHLKTHLPNYMVPAHFVEMAFLPLTPNGKLDLKALPVPDEPSTENTVYPRTPMEELIASVWSQVLGIENIGVQDSFFDRGGHSLLATQVVSRLKEALQIELLVRELFEYSTVEALAKRLDQLRKGDKIREIPPLMPMERGEAISLSYAQQRLWFIDQFTPNSTLYNIPMVCRLTGNWVPKALETGWNQLIERHESLRTVFHEMDGHPVQQIQPYAFRFLPQIDLTTLSSEERESVMEKWIQNEAEAPFDLGQGPLIRGQIVQIAEEEWILLCTMHHIISDGWSMEILLQEWMAFYEEAVGGKPAELAPLPVQYADFAQWQREWMKEEVLDQQLAYWKEELSGELPVLMLPMDRPRSAVQTHRGSTHTVLLSRSLRDKLNELSRQEESTLFMTLLASYQSFLARYTGQSDILVGSPIANRNYREIEGLIGFFVNTLVYRADLSGAPTFQELLSQVRTKALKAYEYQDVPFEKIVDVIQPERSTSHSPIFQTMFTLQNTQQELPELHGRSLEAMESHTSIAKFDLSLSAAEVEEGLFLCFNYKNDLFDVVTIRRMAEHFENWLNEIVEHPDKSLTKLTMLSELEKQLLEEWNDNAVAYPRESVIHKLFEDQVDRTPDTVAVVDENQQLTYRELNEKANQLAHYLQKCGIGTESLVGLCFQRSVEMIVGLMGILKAGAAYVPLDPSYPESRLRYILEDTGIQVLVTSEALVGWIPEEIEAVCLDRDQAMISRESILSPICEVTGENLAYVIYTSGSTGNPKGVMVEHHNVIRLFKSTECWYQFDEKDTWTLFHSYAFDFSVWEIWGALLYGGRLVVVPYWISRSPKDFYQLLVKEKVTVLNQTPSAFRQLIQVCEQEDENKNLHLRYVIFGGEALDPTSLLPWFQRYGEQNTQLINMYGITETTVHVTYYPITQDDVKHSSRSNIGKRIP
- a CDS encoding GNAT family N-acetyltransferase, with the protein product MIRLIEETDAEPFLELCRKIDEETEFMLFKEGERTTTIEQQKSAIKRMSQSSNSAIFVAEIEDELVGYLMAIGGQPKRIRHSVYIVVGVTHENSGKGIGTKLFKELENWAKTFGVIRLELTVRVNNTSAISLYEKLGYEIEGIKRGSCVVDGDLVDSYYMSKILNV
- a CDS encoding amino acid permease C-terminal domain-containing protein, producing the protein VIILRKTHPKLQRGFMVPLVPILPIISIVCCLFLMLNLPLTTWVYFGVWLAIGVVVYFVYSKKHSHLTKEESS
- a CDS encoding ArpU family phage packaging/lysis transcriptional regulator gives rise to the protein MEQLSLLPEIDDKKVQKEVVSILKEYRALKMRFNNEVEQEGISLFPELRDSRVTSRMKVQQIEKALNNILDDDERNIITMKFLDNKPVKDAFVQNELMMKNSYFYEKKKSAIKLIATTLGII